GGGTGAATGGTGTCTGATTTCCTCTGGGCCATAGTCGCCGTCATAGACCATCAGATTGAGCCAGTCCATGTATGGGTACACTTCTTCCTTTATGCCATAAGCCTGCTTTCCGGCAGAAACCACCGCCGCGGTAAGTTGTTTTCCCTGCTTATGCAATTGATTGTAAAGGTCTTTGCACAGCAAAACATAATCATCGGCCGAGCGGTGGTCAGGGTCGGGATACTCCCAGTCCAGATCCACCCCATCAAAATCAAATGCCGTGACCGTCTTCATCGTACTTTCTATAAAGTTTTTTCTGCCTTGTGGGGTTTCTGACATTTTATGAAATCTCGTGTCATCGCCCAGTCCATCGCCTATTGCCCAGCCGCCAATCGACAAAAACACTTTTTTGCCCTTCTCGTGAGCAGTTTTTACCAACTTATTTACATAATCTTTATCCCGAATTGGGTTTAGGGTGTCCCCCAATTTGGCAGGAATTGCGAACGAATAATTGAGGTGAGTAATATATTGAAAAGGAATACTTGAAACGTCAGTTCCATGCGTGCAATAAGCCACAACTTTAAAGTCTTTTTGAGATTGAGCCAGAAATGGAAGCAACAGCAACATCGTCAATTTTAGAATCTTCATCTAATCGTTTTTTTGTATAAATTTCAGTTAATTTTCTGTAAATTGAAATGTATTTTTTATTAATCCTGAATCTGGCTTTTTATTAACTATTTACACCTGATAATTTAGCTCACAGAATTTCACAGAAGACATATCAAACTCACACATAAAAATCTTTAGCAATCATTATTTCACTTTCATCTTCCCACAAAAACGTATAACAAAAAATATAAAAAACTAATTATCAATATCTTAATAAATACTTAACATTTCTCGGGCCATCAAATAAAAAATAAAAAACACTATATAAACCATATCTATATCTCCATAAAAAATATCAATTTGATTAATAATTTTAGTCCCTTTACTTTTGTCCGAAATAAATCTTAATACGATTTAAAGTTTTTGCACTTATAAATTTCAATCAAGAAAATAAAAAATTATGAACTCATCAGAACACCCCCATCATCAATCAAACGGAGCCGGAAAATGCCCGTTTCACAGTGAAAAAATAAACTTTGTAGCCGGTGGAGGCACCTCCAACCATGATTGGTGGCCCAACCAGCTCAAACTAAACATATTGCGTCAGAACTCAGACCTGACCAATCCAATGGACCCATCGTTTGATTATGCCGGGGAATTTAAAAGCCTCGACCTCCAGGCGGTAAAAAACGACCTTTTTGCTCTCATGACCGACTCCCAGGACTGGTGGCCGGCGGATTGGGGACATTACGGTCCGTTTTTTATCCGTATGGCTTGGCATAGTGCGGGTACCTACAGGATTGCCGACGGTCGTGGTGGTGCAGGCTCGGGTTCACAGCGTTTTGCCCCGCTCAACAGCTGGCCTGACAACGCCAACCTCGACAAAGCAAGACTTTTGCTTTGGCCAGTAAAACAAAAATACGGCAGGAAAATCTCCTGGGCCGACCTCATGATTCTGGCCGGAAACTGTGCCCTGGAGTCTATGGGTTTCAAGACTTTTGGATTTGCCGGTGGTCGTGAGGACGTTTGGCAACCGGAAGAAGATGTGTATTGGGGAGCCGAAACCGAATGGCTGGGAGACAAACGATATTCCGACGACCGTGAACTGGAAAACCCACTCGGAGCAGTTCAGATGGGCTTAATCTACGTAAATCCAGAAGGACCCAACGGAAATCCTGACCCAATCGCAGCCGCCCGTGACATCAGAGAGACCTTCGGCAGAATGGCCATGAACGACGAAGAAACCGTAGCCCTGATAGCCGGTGGACATACTTTTGGTAAAACTCACGGTGCCGCCGACCCATCAAAATATGTATCCAGAGAGCCTGCCGCCGCCACTATGGAAGAGCAAAGCCTCGGTTGGAGAAACAGTTATGAAAGCGGACACGGAGCTCACACCATCACCAGTGGATTGGAAGGTGCCTGGACTACCACTCCTACCCAATGGAGCAACAATTTCTTCTGGAATCTTTTTGGTTATGAGTGGGAACTGACCAAAAGCCCTGCCGGAGCACACCAGTGGATACCAAAACATGGCATGGGAGCCAATACCGTACCCGATGCCCATATTGCAGGCAAAAAGAATACTCCTGTAATGCTTACCACGGATTTGGCCTTGCGTTTTGACCCTGTTTATGAGGTTATTTCACGTCATTTCTTCGAAAATCCAGATGCATTTGCCGACGCATTTGCCAAAGCCTGGTTTAAACTTACCCACAGAGACATGGGTCCAAAAGCCAGATATCTGGGCCCTGAAGTGCCGGCGGAAGATTTGATTTGGCAAGATCCGGTTCCGGCAGTAAATCATAAACTTATCGATGCCACTGATGAGGCCGCTTTGAAAGCAAAAATCCTGGCTTCAGGATTAACAGTTGGCGAACTGGTTTCTACCGCCTGGGCTTCAG
The sequence above is a segment of the Cytophagaceae bacterium genome. Coding sequences within it:
- the katG gene encoding catalase/peroxidase HPI; amino-acid sequence: MNSSEHPHHQSNGAGKCPFHSEKINFVAGGGTSNHDWWPNQLKLNILRQNSDLTNPMDPSFDYAGEFKSLDLQAVKNDLFALMTDSQDWWPADWGHYGPFFIRMAWHSAGTYRIADGRGGAGSGSQRFAPLNSWPDNANLDKARLLLWPVKQKYGRKISWADLMILAGNCALESMGFKTFGFAGGREDVWQPEEDVYWGAETEWLGDKRYSDDRELENPLGAVQMGLIYVNPEGPNGNPDPIAAARDIRETFGRMAMNDEETVALIAGGHTFGKTHGAADPSKYVSREPAAATMEEQSLGWRNSYESGHGAHTITSGLEGAWTTTPTQWSNNFFWNLFGYEWELTKSPAGAHQWIPKHGMGANTVPDAHIAGKKNTPVMLTTDLALRFDPVYEVISRHFFENPDAFADAFAKAWFKLTHRDMGPKARYLGPEVPAEDLIWQDPVPAVNHKLIDATDEAALKAKILASGLTVGELVSTAWASASTFRGSDKRGGANGARLRLEPQRNWAVNNPAQLAKVLTQLEAIQNEFNAAQADGKSVSIADLIVLAGNAGVEQAAKLAGHEVKVPFTAGRTDATQEQTDVESFAVLEPIADGFRNYLKTKYKVTAEELLIDKAQLLTLTAPEMTVLLGGLRVLGTNFDGSAHGVFTEKPGTLSNDFFKNLLDLSISWKGTTADQDEFVGRSRKTGEVKFTGTRVDLIFGSNSELRAIAEVYGSADAEAKFVNDFVAAWTKVMNLDRFDLN
- a CDS encoding glycoside hydrolase, encoding MKILKLTMLLLLPFLAQSQKDFKVVAYCTHGTDVSSIPFQYITHLNYSFAIPAKLGDTLNPIRDKDYVNKLVKTAHEKGKKVFLSIGGWAIGDGLGDDTRFHKMSETPQGRKNFIESTMKTVTAFDFDGVDLDWEYPDPDHRSADDYVLLCKDLYNQLHKQGKQLTAAVVSAGKQAYGIKEEVYPYMDWLNLMVYDGDYGPEEIRHHSPYSMAMECVDFWLNTRHLPAGKAVLGLPFYAKKGHGNYGFTYKQLLKEGASSFDDYWNGHYYNGTFTIKNKTKLALEKKLAGVMIWEISCDASGENSLFKAINECLR